In the Malania oleifera isolate guangnan ecotype guangnan chromosome 1, ASM2987363v1, whole genome shotgun sequence genome, one interval contains:
- the LOC131145039 gene encoding uncharacterized protein At5g39865-like, protein MKGVKGRFLRKLKYVSTINTLKQGLVIQLNPPEKLSNQNFQTPSSCKEEDYNNHLDHVPGHISVLELINDLEAEEMESNFHLGHKERLGRITTKSEFTEAVPTKDNSEITAPSVHGCENTVPLADVVTESKACNLEQMAAEQINIKETEENDEESPSLLEFEERCPPGGSDSVILYTTSLRGIRKTFEDCGSIRFLLESFRVFFYERDVAMHLEFREELWRILGGRVVPPRLFIKGRHIGGADEVVGLHEQGKLRKLLQGIPLAPLNCRCDGCTGARFVVCFNCSGSCKVFEDESDHQMFTRCSQCNENGLIKCPICC, encoded by the coding sequence ATGAAGGGTGTGAAAGGAAGATTCCTTAGGAAACTGAAATATGTGTCCACCATCAACACTCTCAAACAAGGCCTAGTTATTCAGCTAAATCCCCCAGAAAAACTTTCCAATCAAAACTTCCAAACCCCTTCATCCTGCAAAGAAGAGGATTACAACAATCATCTAGATCATGTTCCTGGACATATTAGCGTGCTTGAACTCATAAATGATCTCGAAGCTGAGGAAATGGAATCGAACTTTCATCTTGGTCACAAAGAAAGACTTGGAAGAATCACCACGAAGTCTGAATTCACAGAGGCAGTGCCAACCAAGGACAATTCAGAGATTACAGCACCATCAGTACATGGATGCGAAAATACTGTTCCATTGGCTGATGTAGTGACAGAATCAAAAGCCTGTAACCTTGAGCAGATGGCTGCAGAACAAATTAATATCAAGGAAACGGAGGAGAATGATGAAGAATCTCCTTCTCTGCTGGAATTTGAAGAGAGGTGTCCTCCGGGAGGGAGCGACTCGGTCATTCTCTACACAACAAGCCTCAGAGGTATAAGGAAAACATTCGAGGACTGCGGCAGCATTAGATTTTTGTTAGAGAGCTTTCGGGTTTTCTTTTATGAAAGGGATGTGGCAATGCACTTGGAATTCAGGGAGGAGCTGTGGAGGATCTTGGGGGGCAGAGTAGTCCCCCCAAGGCTTTTCATCAAGGGAAGGCACATTGGAGGAGCGGACGAGGTCGTTGGGCTGCACGAGCAGGGGAAGCTTCGGAAGCTGCTGCAGGGGATACCACTGGCTCCTTTGAATTGCCGGTGCGATGGATGCACCGGTGCCCGGTTTGTGGTGTGCTTCAACTGCAGTGGCAGCTGCAAGGTCTTTGAAGATGAGAGTGATCACCAAATGTTCACGAGGTGCTCTCAGTGCAATGAAAATGGATTGATTAAATGCCCCATTTGTTGCTGA